In the genome of Penaeus vannamei isolate JL-2024 chromosome 26, ASM4276789v1, whole genome shotgun sequence, one region contains:
- the LOC113828910 gene encoding arrestin homolog, translated as MVNAVKVFKKTAPNGKITVYLGRRDFVDNTTSTEPVDGVIVCDNDYLRGRKVFAAVTVTYRFGREEDEVMGVNFSKVMQLTTQQVYPSTDSREPTAVQERLVKKLGANAYPFVVTLPDTAPCSVQLHSGDDETSKPLGVIYELSVFVGDNSNERPHKRNSVTLAVRKVQYSPISGTSRQPSTLVSKGFALSSGKVNMEVTLDKELYYHGDQVTATLNINNGSKKTVKSIKCSIIQHVEVTMTNSHFTREVASLESKEGCPITPGTSLQKTFNLTPLASSNKSKVGIALDGKLKDSDANLASSTVAASGRNVNDSCGIIVSYSMRVKANCGAIGGDLTADLCFKLMHPTPGGVSKARPDSGYTGGEDLEFEDFARLRRGVSVDQP; from the exons ATGGTGAACGCCGTGAAAGTCTTCAAGAAAACCGCCCCCAATG GTAAGATCACCGTCTACCTAGGTCGCCGCGATTTCGTGGACAACACCACCTCGACCGAACCTGTTGATGGAGTCATAGTCTGCGACAATGACTACCTCCGGGGCCGTAAGGTCTTCGCCGCC GTTACGGTCACGTACCGTTTCGGTCGCGAGGAGGACGAAGTCATGGGCGTCAACTTCAGTAAGGTGATGCAGCTGACCACCCAGCAGGTGTACCCGAGCACTGACTCCCGCGAGCCCACAGCCGTCCAGGAGCGCCTCGTGAAGAAACTCGGGGCCAACGCCTACCCCTTCGTCGTGACTCTTCCCGACACCGCCCCCTGCTCCGTCCAGCTCCACTCGGGCGACGATGAGACG AGCAAACCCCTCGGCGTCATCTACGAGCTCTCCGTCTTCGTGGGCGACAACTCCAACGAGAGGCCCCACAAGCGCAACTCCGTCACCCTCGCCGTCAGGAAGGTGCAGTACTCCCCTATCTCGGGTACCTCGCGCCAGCCCAGCACCCTCGTGTCCAAGGGCTTCGCTCTCTCCTCCGGCAAGGTCAACATGGAGGTGACGCTCGACAAGGAGCTCTACTACCACGGGGACCAAGTGACCGCCACCCTCAACATCAACAACGGCAGCAAGAAGACCGTGAAGAGCATCAAGTGTTCCATCATCCAGCACGTCGAAGTCACCATGACCAACAGCCACTTCACCCGCGAG gtGGCTTCTCTTGAATCGAAGGAGGGCTGCCCCATCACGCCGGGAACGAGCCTGCAGAAGACCTTTAACCTCACTCCTCTCGCCTCGTCCAACAAGAGCAAAGTCGGCATTGCTCTCGACGGCAAGCTGAAG GATTCCGACGCCAACCTGGCCTCCTCCACCGTCGCCGCCTCGGGAAGAAACGTCAACGATTCCTGTGGTATTATCGTGTCTTATTCCATGCGAGTGAAAGCTAACTGCGGCGCCATTGGAGGTGACCTGACCGCTGACCTGTGCTTCAAGCTGATGCACCCTACCCCTG GTGGAGTCAGCAAAGCGCGCCCCGACAGCGGCTACACGGGCGGCGAGGACCTGGAGTTCGAGGACTTCGCTCGGCTCCGTCGCGGTGTTTCCGTCGACCAGCCCTAG